A single genomic interval of Heteronotia binoei isolate CCM8104 ecotype False Entrance Well chromosome 11, APGP_CSIRO_Hbin_v1, whole genome shotgun sequence harbors:
- the DDX55 gene encoding ATP-dependent RNA helicase DDX55 has translation MEAGTEELWESLPVPLSPGVMRALKELRFSHMTPVQSATIPLFVTNKDVAAEAVTGSGKTLAFVIPIIEILLRREEKLKKMQVGALVITPTRELATQIDEVISHFTKHFPQFSQCLLIGGKNPMEDIEKFKEHGGNILVATPGRLVDMFKRKSDGLDLARSVKSVDVLVLDEADRLLDMGFEASLNTILDFLPKQRRTGLFSATQTQEVENLVRAGLRNPVRISVKEKGVSASNAQKTPTRLQNYYMVCKADEKFNQLVHFLRHHKSEKHLVFFSTCACVEYYGKALESLIKNATIMCIHGKMKHKRNRIFTEFRALPSGILVCTDVMARGIDIPEVNWVLQYDPPSNASAFVHRCGRTARIGHMGSALVFLLPMEEAYVSFLSINQKCPMQEMKLQQNVADVLPKLKSLNLADRAVYEKGMRAFVSCVQAYAKHECSLIFRIKDLDFASLARGFALLKMPRMPELKGKTFLDFEPVDVDTDSIAFKDKNREKQRQKLLAQPRKEQEGRRKGARNQAWSKQKAKKEKRRKLTAKRQREEGSDVDEKDLEELLNDTRLLKKLKKGKISEEEFEKKLLNSEKKAWTDGATDSESEG, from the exons ATGGAGGCGGGGACGGAGGAGTTGTGGGAGTCTCTGCCGGTCCCGCTGAGCCCCGGAGTCATGCGAGCCTTGAAGGAGCTGCGCTTTTCTCATATGACCCCCGTACAG tcTGCAACTATTCCTTTATTTGTGACCAATAAGGATGTTGCTGCTGAAGCT gTAACTGGCAGTGGAAAAACATTAGCTTTTGTAATTCCTATCATAGAAATTCTTCTCCGGCGGGAAGAAAAGCTCAAGAAAATGCAG GTGGGTGCGCTCGTCATCACGCCCACGAGAGAGCTTGCGACGCAGATCGATGAGGTGATCTCCCACTTCACAAAGCATTTCCCGCAGTTTAG CCAGTGCCTTTTAATTGGTGGGAAGAATCCCATGGAGGATATAGAAAAATTCAAAGAACACGG CGGAAACATCCTTGTAGCCACACCCGGGCGTTTGGTGGACATGTTCAAAAGGAAATCGGATGGGCTGGATTTGGCCAGATCCGTGAAATCCGTTGACGTGTTGGTCTTAGATGAAGCAGACCGGCTTCTGGACATGGGCTTTGAAGCCAG TTTAAATACCATTCTGGACTTTTTGCCCAAGCAGAGACGGACCGGCCTCTTCTCGGCAACTCAAACCCAAGAAGTGGAGAACCTGGTGAGAGCAGGTCTCCGGAACCCGGTCCGCATCTCGGTGAAGGAGAAGGGGGTGTCGGCGAGCAATGCCCAGAAGACCCCGACGCGGCTTCAGAACTATTACATG GTCTGTAAAGCGGATGAGAAATTCAACCAGCTGGTCCACTTCCTTCGTCACCACAAATCAGAAAAACACCTTGTCTTTTTCAG CACGTGCGCTTGTGTGGAGTATTACGGGAAGGCTCTGGAATCTTTGATTAAAAATGCAACAATAATGTGCATCCACGGGAAAATGAAGCACAAGAGGAACAGGATCTTCACGGAATTCCGGGCGCTCCCAAG CGGTATTCTGGTATGCACCGACGTGATGGCCCGGGGCATTGACATTCCCGAAGTAAACTGGGTTTTGCAGTATGACCCCCCCAGCAATGCAAG TGCCTTTGTGCATCGCTGTGGCCGCACCGCCCGCATTGGCCACATGGGCAGTGCCCTTGTATTTTTGCTTCCCATGGAAGAGGCGTACGTCAGTTTCCTGTCAATTAACCAAAAG TGTCCCATGCAGGAAATGAAACTGCAGCAGAACGTGGCAGACGTTCTGCCCAAACTGAAGTCTCTGAATCTGGCTGACCGAGCAGTGTATGAGAAAGGGATGAGGGCCTTCGTATCATGTGTGCAGGCCTACGCCAAACATGAATGCAGCCTCATCTTCCGGATCAAAG ACCTGGACTTTGCCAGCCTGGCCCGAGGTTTCGCCCTGCTGAAGATGCCCCGGATGCCGGAGCTGAAAGGCAAGACTTTCCTGGACTTCGAGCCCGTGGACGTTGACACAGACTCGATTGCGTTCAAAGACAAGAACCGAGAGAAGCAGAGGCAGAAGCTGCTGGCACAGCCGAGGAAggagcaggaagggaggaggaaaggcgCCAGGAATCAGGCCTGGTCCAAGCAGAAGgcgaagaaggagaagaggcgAAAACTGACGGCCAAGCGTCAGAGAGAGGAG GGTTCAGATGTGGACGAGAAGGACCTGGAGGAGCTCCTGAATGACACCCGCCTCTTGAAGAAGCTAAAAAAGGGCAAGATTAGCGAGGAAGAGTTCGAGAAGAAACTGCTAAACAGCGAGAAGAAAGCTTGGACTGATGGTGCCACTGACTCAGAGTCTGAAGGATGA